From one Pseudomonadales bacterium genomic stretch:
- a CDS encoding PhoH family protein yields MANLNHQSAAQTITLEPNDARRLANLCGQFDEHLRLIEQRLDIEIRNRGNLFAFYGDNKTSKVACELIYNLYRETESNPSLAPDEVHLFLQQSSIETRMDKTTAKSAGIPPQEATPNNSGNVENITVIRTKKGNIKPRGVSQQRYVRSIQTHDINFGVGPAGTGKTYLAVACAVEALLRDEVERILLVRPAVEAGEKLGFLPGDLSQKVDPYLRPLYDALYEMLGAETVCKLIDRGVIEIAPLAYMRGRTLNGSFIILDESQNTTCEQMKMFLTRIGFGSTAVITGDTSQIDLPRGTRSGLLQVCEVLKDVEDISFSFFTSKDVVRHPLVQQIVDAYDNFQEDSN; encoded by the coding sequence TTGGCAAATTTGAATCATCAATCCGCCGCACAAACGATCACTCTCGAACCCAACGATGCCCGCCGCCTCGCAAACCTTTGCGGTCAATTTGACGAACACCTACGACTCATCGAACAACGCCTTGATATTGAAATTCGCAATCGCGGCAACCTGTTTGCATTCTACGGAGACAACAAAACCTCCAAGGTTGCTTGCGAGCTGATTTATAACCTCTACAGGGAAACAGAGAGCAACCCGTCTCTGGCACCAGACGAGGTACACCTTTTCCTTCAGCAATCTAGCATTGAGACGCGTATGGACAAAACCACCGCAAAATCAGCTGGCATCCCCCCCCAGGAAGCCACCCCCAACAATTCGGGAAATGTTGAAAACATCACTGTTATCCGCACTAAAAAAGGCAATATCAAACCCCGCGGAGTCAGTCAGCAGCGCTATGTACGATCCATCCAGACTCACGATATTAACTTCGGCGTAGGTCCTGCCGGCACAGGTAAAACCTACCTCGCGGTAGCCTGTGCCGTTGAAGCACTGCTTCGTGACGAGGTTGAAAGAATTCTGCTAGTTCGCCCGGCGGTTGAAGCCGGAGAAAAACTGGGGTTCCTGCCCGGCGACCTGAGTCAGAAAGTAGACCCCTACCTGCGCCCACTTTACGATGCTCTTTATGAAATGCTGGGCGCAGAAACCGTGTGCAAACTGATAGATCGCGGTGTTATCGAGATTGCACCGCTGGCCTATATGCGCGGACGCACACTGAACGGTTCTTTCATTATCCTTGACGAGAGCCAGAACACGACCTGTGAACAAATGAAAATGTTTCTCACCCGAATCGGGTTCGGTTCAACGGCCGTCATCACAGGGGATACATCACAAATAGATTTACCTCGTGGCACACGCTCCGGCCTGTTACAGGTCTGTGAAGTGCTAAAAGATGTTGAAGACATCAGCTTTTCTTTCTTTACCTCGAAAGACGTCGTTCGGCACCCGCTGGTCCAGCAAATTGTCGATGCTTACGACAATTTTCAGGAAGACAGCAACTAG
- the ybeY gene encoding rRNA maturation RNase YbeY, with product MKLDLSLDNATSSCLLPDEEDVHRWASAALEGHCPAAALSIRIVDEQESADLNLHYRHKPGPTNVLSFPAEIPGEILLQLEFPPLGDLAICAPVMEREAAQQDKDIVAHWAHIVVHGCLHLVGYDHLNDTDADKMERQEITLLKGFGFSNPYEQHNSPSNKHLLPQGADEAT from the coding sequence ATGAAGCTTGACCTGTCTCTGGATAACGCCACCTCTTCCTGCTTGCTTCCCGATGAAGAGGATGTTCACCGATGGGCCTCAGCCGCCCTTGAAGGGCACTGCCCTGCTGCTGCGTTATCCATCCGAATTGTTGACGAGCAGGAAAGCGCCGACCTCAACCTCCATTATCGCCACAAACCCGGCCCGACTAATGTGCTGTCTTTCCCAGCAGAAATCCCAGGCGAAATTCTGCTCCAATTGGAGTTCCCGCCGTTGGGTGATCTGGCTATCTGTGCGCCAGTTATGGAAAGGGAAGCGGCACAACAGGACAAGGACATCGTGGCTCACTGGGCCCACATCGTTGTACATGGCTGCCTGCACCTCGTTGGTTATGATCATCTCAACGATACAGATGCCGACAAAATGGAACGTCAGGAAATCACCCTTCTCAAAGGGTTCGGCTTTTCGAATCCGTATGAACAGCACAACTCACCATCGAACAAACACCTATTACCGCAAGGAGCGGACGAAGCAACATGA
- a CDS encoding CBS domain-containing protein has protein sequence MTEDDSSSQQEKSWLGKLADAFSSDPQSREDLAQILRAAYENNLIDNDALEIIEGALKVSDQQVREIMIPRSKMVLIRREDSLETVLNTVMESNHSRFPVIGESADDVRGILLAKELLPLVLGGRENFDIDKVIRAAAIIPESKRLNVLLREFREQRYHMAIVVDEYGGVAGLVTIEDILEEIVGDIEDETDAEETSMIRLQDSGSHLVEALTPIEDFNEFFDAGLSDEEFDTIGGLIVQAFGRLPVVNESIEIEQFSFRIVEGDSRQVKLLEVNPCEPGYSGI, from the coding sequence ATGACCGAAGACGACTCGAGTAGCCAGCAGGAAAAATCCTGGCTGGGCAAGCTGGCCGACGCTTTCTCTTCAGACCCGCAGTCCCGCGAGGATCTGGCCCAAATACTACGCGCCGCCTATGAAAACAACCTGATCGATAATGACGCTCTGGAAATTATTGAGGGCGCGCTTAAGGTTTCGGACCAGCAAGTCAGGGAAATCATGATCCCGCGCTCAAAAATGGTACTGATCCGGCGTGAAGATTCCCTGGAAACCGTACTTAACACAGTCATGGAATCCAACCACTCGCGCTTTCCTGTTATTGGGGAATCTGCCGATGATGTGCGTGGCATTTTACTGGCAAAGGAGTTATTGCCTCTGGTGCTCGGTGGCCGGGAAAACTTTGATATCGACAAGGTTATACGCGCTGCGGCCATTATTCCGGAAAGCAAACGTCTGAATGTTTTACTGCGTGAGTTTCGCGAGCAGCGTTACCACATGGCCATTGTTGTTGACGAATACGGCGGCGTTGCCGGCCTGGTGACCATTGAAGATATCCTGGAGGAAATTGTCGGCGACATCGAAGACGAAACCGATGCCGAAGAAACCAGTATGATTCGGCTTCAGGACAGCGGCAGTCATCTCGTAGAGGCACTGACCCCCATAGAAGACTTTAACGAGTTTTTTGATGCAGGCCTCAGTGATGAGGAGTTCGACACAATCGGAGGCCTCATTGTGCAGGCATTTGGTCGCCTGCCCGTTGTCAACGAATCGATTGAAATAGAACAATTCAGTTTCAGAATCGTCGAAGGTGACAGCAGGCAAGTCAAGCTGCTCGAAGTCAACCCTTGCGAGCCGGGTTACTCCGGCATCTAA
- the lnt gene encoding apolipoprotein N-acyltransferase, which yields MVINTARRVNSAALLLGALMTLSLSPWNWWWIGMVSAAGLLLLLKNTSGNLFWCCFWYGMGLFGTGASWVFISIHEHGNASVTLAATLTLLFIMAPAISFALPMSLFRWCNKHSVTAIFAFPCLWVIAEWFRSWLLSGFPWLYFGYGFIDTYLAGWAPVGGVLTISWIGIFCAAALTQATNVQRHSTALIAYSTLMAILWIAGWYFSSLPWTSALTQNVSIGIIQPSLPLSVKWDKHKLNDILNLYQRQTRQLLEQDIIVWPESAIPQLQHNVRDFLNGIDTLGQQSQTAIITGIPTQNSENGRYYNSVIALGTAKGTYHKQHLVPFGEYIPLENWLRGTIDFFDLPMSQFSSGPENQPLIKVGALNISSAICYEIVFPELVARSAANAEILLTLSNDSWFGDSLGPKQHLQMARMRALENAKPLIRATNDGLTALIDKHGKITASIPAFQRTVLTGEITPQRGQTPFNRWQSIPIILLSLATLVFATLLNRRY from the coding sequence ATGGTTATCAATACAGCTCGCAGGGTAAATTCTGCCGCATTGTTACTCGGCGCATTGATGACCTTATCCCTGTCTCCCTGGAATTGGTGGTGGATAGGCATGGTATCGGCGGCGGGGTTGCTACTATTGCTGAAAAATACATCAGGCAATTTATTCTGGTGTTGCTTCTGGTATGGCATGGGGCTTTTCGGCACAGGGGCCTCCTGGGTGTTTATCAGCATTCACGAGCACGGTAATGCATCCGTCACCCTGGCTGCCACACTGACACTGTTGTTTATCATGGCACCCGCGATCTCTTTTGCCCTTCCCATGAGCCTGTTTCGCTGGTGTAACAAACATTCTGTTACGGCCATTTTTGCTTTTCCATGCCTCTGGGTGATTGCCGAATGGTTCCGTAGCTGGCTTTTGTCCGGCTTTCCCTGGCTCTACTTCGGTTACGGTTTCATCGACACCTACCTGGCAGGCTGGGCACCGGTGGGCGGTGTATTGACGATCAGCTGGATCGGTATCTTTTGCGCTGCCGCGCTGACACAGGCAACCAATGTCCAGCGCCACAGCACTGCCCTGATAGCCTACTCCACCTTAATGGCCATACTCTGGATCGCTGGCTGGTATTTCAGCAGTCTCCCCTGGACCAGCGCGCTCACCCAAAATGTCAGCATTGGTATCATTCAGCCCTCCCTGCCGCTTTCCGTGAAGTGGGACAAACACAAACTCAACGATATTCTTAACCTTTATCAGAGGCAAACCCGCCAATTACTGGAACAGGATATTATTGTCTGGCCTGAGTCTGCCATTCCCCAGCTACAGCACAACGTCAGGGATTTTCTGAACGGTATTGATACCTTGGGGCAGCAAAGCCAGACCGCTATTATCACTGGCATACCAACACAAAACTCCGAAAATGGCCGCTATTACAACTCGGTCATTGCTCTTGGCACAGCCAAGGGCACTTACCACAAACAGCACCTGGTTCCCTTTGGTGAATACATCCCGCTGGAAAACTGGCTGCGGGGCACGATCGATTTTTTTGATCTGCCAATGTCTCAGTTTAGCTCCGGTCCCGAAAATCAGCCTCTGATCAAAGTTGGAGCGCTGAATATCAGCAGCGCTATTTGTTATGAAATTGTTTTCCCCGAACTGGTTGCGCGATCGGCAGCCAACGCAGAAATACTTCTAACCCTCAGCAATGACAGCTGGTTTGGCGATTCCCTGGGCCCTAAGCAGCATCTGCAAATGGCCCGCATGCGAGCACTGGAGAATGCCAAACCACTGATCCGGGCAACCAATGACGGACTCACTGCTCTGATAGACAAACATGGGAAAATCACCGCCTCGATACCGGCCTTTCAGCGGACTGTACTAACAGGTGAGATAACACCTCAACGCGGTCAGACTCCCTTCAACCGATGGCAGTCAATTCCCATTATCCTGCTCTCCCTGGCAACACTGGTTTTCGCGACGCTGCTGAACCGCAGATACTGA
- a CDS encoding leucine--tRNA ligase: MDQQYHPEKIEAATQQFWQDEKSFLVTADKSKEKYYCLAMFPYPSGKLHMGHVRNYTIADVIARYHRMLGKNVLQPMGWDAFGLPAENAAIKNNTAPAKWTYENINYMKTQLKQLGFGYDWSRELATCQPDYYRWEQWFFTRLYEKGLVYKKTAAVNWCPNDQTVLANEQVIDGCCWRCDTTVERKEIPQWFIKITAYAEELLNDLDKLEQWPEQVRTMQRNWIGKSRGVEMTFALSEPVAEMDSFDVYTTRPDTIMGITYVSLAAEHPIALALAKDNPELAAFISSCKETSVKEADMATMEKRGMATGINATHPLTGEQVPVWVGNYVLMDYGSGAVMAVPAHDQRDFEFASKYKLPIKQVIAPTEGSDNICDLDSCAFTDKGVLINSGVDFENLDGLDFEQAFDAIAAQLESLGRGKVTVNYRLRDWGVSRQRYWGSPIPMFNLPAGGEIPVPADRLPVRLPEDVEMDGVQSPIKGDPAWRKAELNGQAVEHETDTFDTFMESSWYYARFTCPDYDQGMLDSDAANYWLPVDQYVGGIEHAILHLLYARFFHKLMRDEGLLNSDEPFTRLLCQGMVLKDGAKMSKSKGNTVDPQQLINSYGADTVRLFTMFAAPPEQSLEWNDSAVEGANRFLRKLWKTVYQHRQASQPVNPDFTSLNESQKNLRRKTHQTIVKVTDDYGRRQSFNTAIAATMELLNDVSRLNDQSTQGIAVIQEALETAVLVLAPVAPHICHALWIALGHNTPVIDASWPQVDETALTKETQTIVVQVNGKVRGQLDVSADSDKDTLEKLALAHENVQRFTAGQSIRKVIVVPGKLVNVVAN; this comes from the coding sequence ATGGATCAGCAATATCACCCCGAAAAAATTGAAGCCGCAACACAGCAGTTCTGGCAGGACGAAAAAAGCTTTCTGGTAACGGCAGACAAGAGCAAAGAAAAATACTACTGCCTTGCCATGTTCCCCTACCCCAGCGGCAAACTGCACATGGGGCATGTGAGAAACTACACCATTGCCGACGTGATCGCTCGCTATCACCGCATGCTGGGCAAGAATGTTTTGCAGCCAATGGGTTGGGATGCTTTCGGATTGCCCGCAGAAAATGCCGCCATTAAAAATAACACGGCTCCGGCAAAATGGACCTACGAAAATATCAATTACATGAAAACCCAGCTCAAACAACTGGGTTTCGGCTATGACTGGAGCCGTGAACTGGCTACCTGTCAGCCCGATTACTACCGCTGGGAACAGTGGTTTTTTACCCGCCTCTACGAAAAAGGTTTGGTCTACAAGAAGACCGCTGCTGTCAACTGGTGCCCCAACGACCAGACTGTACTTGCCAATGAGCAGGTTATTGACGGCTGCTGCTGGCGTTGCGATACAACGGTGGAGCGCAAGGAAATCCCTCAGTGGTTTATTAAGATTACAGCGTACGCCGAAGAGCTACTGAATGACCTCGACAAACTGGAGCAGTGGCCTGAGCAAGTTCGCACCATGCAGCGCAACTGGATTGGCAAGAGCCGCGGAGTTGAAATGACCTTTGCGCTTTCAGAACCGGTCGCCGAAATGGACAGCTTTGATGTCTACACCACCCGCCCCGACACCATCATGGGTATCACCTACGTCAGTCTGGCGGCAGAGCATCCCATCGCCCTGGCTCTGGCAAAAGATAACCCCGAACTCGCGGCCTTTATCTCCAGTTGCAAGGAAACTTCCGTTAAGGAAGCGGACATGGCCACCATGGAGAAGCGTGGTATGGCAACAGGTATTAACGCAACCCACCCCCTCACAGGCGAACAGGTGCCGGTTTGGGTGGGCAACTATGTGCTCATGGATTATGGCTCCGGTGCAGTGATGGCGGTACCCGCACACGACCAGCGAGACTTTGAGTTCGCCTCCAAATACAAGCTGCCCATCAAACAGGTTATTGCCCCCACCGAAGGCTCCGATAACATCTGCGATCTCGACTCATGTGCATTTACCGACAAGGGCGTGCTCATCAACTCCGGCGTCGACTTTGAAAACCTTGACGGACTTGACTTCGAACAGGCGTTCGATGCCATTGCCGCGCAACTTGAAAGCCTCGGCCGCGGCAAAGTCACTGTCAACTACCGACTGCGGGATTGGGGAGTTTCACGACAACGCTACTGGGGCTCTCCAATCCCTATGTTCAACCTCCCCGCAGGGGGCGAAATCCCGGTACCTGCCGACAGGCTTCCTGTGCGACTGCCGGAAGACGTCGAAATGGATGGCGTACAATCCCCCATAAAAGGCGATCCGGCGTGGCGAAAAGCTGAACTCAACGGGCAAGCTGTTGAACACGAAACGGATACCTTCGACACCTTTATGGAATCCAGCTGGTACTACGCCCGCTTTACCTGTCCCGATTATGACCAGGGCATGCTCGACAGCGACGCCGCCAACTACTGGCTGCCGGTAGATCAATATGTTGGTGGCATTGAACACGCTATTCTGCATCTGCTCTACGCCCGCTTCTTCCACAAGCTGATGCGCGATGAAGGACTGCTCAACTCCGATGAGCCATTTACCAGACTGCTCTGCCAGGGCATGGTGCTAAAAGACGGCGCAAAAATGTCGAAGTCAAAAGGCAATACGGTTGATCCGCAGCAACTGATCAACAGTTACGGCGCTGATACCGTAAGATTGTTTACCATGTTTGCTGCACCACCAGAGCAATCACTGGAGTGGAATGACAGCGCAGTAGAAGGGGCCAACCGCTTTTTGCGCAAACTGTGGAAAACAGTTTATCAACACAGGCAAGCCAGTCAGCCAGTCAATCCGGACTTCACCAGTCTCAACGAATCACAAAAGAACCTGCGCCGAAAAACTCATCAGACCATTGTCAAGGTTACTGACGATTACGGTCGCCGACAAAGCTTCAACACTGCCATTGCAGCGACGATGGAACTGCTTAATGATGTCAGCCGCCTGAACGACCAATCCACCCAGGGGATTGCCGTGATACAGGAAGCTCTGGAAACCGCCGTACTCGTTCTGGCACCCGTTGCGCCGCATATATGTCATGCTCTCTGGATCGCATTGGGTCACAACACCCCGGTGATTGATGCCAGCTGGCCTCAGGTTGATGAAACCGCACTGACAAAAGAAACTCAAACCATCGTGGTTCAGGTGAACGGCAAAGTAAGAGGGCAATTGGATGTGTCCGCCGACTCGGACAAGGATACCCTGGAAAAGCTGGCTTTGGCACACGAAAACGTACAGCGCTTTACGGCAGGACAAAGCATCCGTAAAGTAATCGTGGTACCCGGCAAACTAGTCAATGTGGTTGCCAACTAG
- a CDS encoding DNA polymerase III subunit delta, with product MRLKAEQLDNHLSRDALASVYLISGDESLLVQEASDQIRASAVEQGFADRELFHTDSNFDWNQVLTEANSLSLFSAKKILEIRLTNGKPGDKGSRLIQEYLDNPNPDTLLLMIAPKLDASSVRSKWVKLIESTGIFIQIWPVTPAQLPRWIGNRLKLAGIRANSQAIEILADRVEGNLLAAVQEIEKLKLLVPDGDVDAKTMSTVVADSARYDVFSLVDKALAGDAQSASRTLRGLRDEGSEATVILWSLTREIRTLLTVSEAHSQGEHLDWALKNAGVWDKRKPLVKSAARRLRPATLRQMLRLCGGIDRAIKGMRVANPWDDLSTLVLMLSGSNSLHPQNLRFSLQDS from the coding sequence ATGCGCCTGAAAGCTGAACAACTCGACAACCACCTTTCGCGAGACGCTCTGGCATCCGTTTACCTGATCAGCGGTGACGAATCACTGCTCGTGCAAGAGGCCTCGGATCAAATCAGAGCATCAGCTGTTGAGCAGGGCTTCGCTGATCGCGAACTGTTCCACACAGACAGCAACTTTGACTGGAATCAGGTTCTCACTGAAGCAAACAGCCTATCGCTGTTTTCCGCCAAGAAGATTCTTGAAATCCGACTCACCAATGGCAAGCCCGGCGATAAAGGGTCCCGACTCATACAGGAATATCTCGACAACCCCAACCCGGACACACTGTTGCTGATGATCGCCCCCAAGCTGGATGCCAGTAGTGTTCGTAGCAAGTGGGTCAAACTCATTGAGTCTACGGGTATATTTATCCAGATCTGGCCCGTCACGCCAGCACAGCTGCCACGCTGGATCGGCAACCGATTGAAACTGGCGGGTATTCGCGCCAATTCCCAAGCCATTGAAATTCTGGCCGACCGGGTAGAAGGCAATCTATTGGCCGCAGTGCAGGAAATTGAGAAACTCAAACTACTGGTGCCTGATGGTGACGTGGACGCCAAAACCATGTCCACCGTGGTTGCTGACAGCGCTCGCTACGATGTTTTCTCTCTGGTGGACAAGGCGCTCGCTGGCGACGCGCAAAGTGCCAGCAGAACCCTGCGCGGACTCCGGGACGAAGGCAGTGAAGCAACGGTTATCCTCTGGTCCCTGACCAGAGAGATTCGCACGCTGCTAACCGTGTCCGAAGCTCATAGCCAGGGTGAACATCTTGACTGGGCGCTGAAGAATGCAGGGGTGTGGGACAAGCGAAAGCCCCTGGTAAAGAGTGCCGCCCGCCGTCTCAGACCTGCTACGCTGAGGCAAATGCTGCGCCTGTGTGGCGGCATTGACCGCGCGATCAAGGGCATGCGCGTTGCAAACCCCTGGGATGATTTGAGCACTCTGGTGTTGATGCTATCCGGCTCCAATAGCCTGCACCCACAAAATCTTCGCTTTTCCCTGCAAGACAGTTAA
- a CDS encoding helix-turn-helix transcriptional regulator yields MASKSKSAPKSTKKSATKKTSSAKKNTGNEDSSLLDSLLEGNFGSLLGGVKNIPGQAMKIATEMTWDQAAKLMKHSPEQMERMGKAGTSLKDLREVTGLTIAELSEAIDLKNPDLLKAVEEGKTALPFEIILRLASFYARNDPIPFILRYANTYNPRIANLLKKLGLHRLTMQAEREVLFLNIYRSQDASRKLSDEGFERVRAFTQQAFEMSLHFVAEQEHIVTSNGSTEKNKSGNSTDGGTAKKPG; encoded by the coding sequence ATGGCATCAAAAAGCAAGAGCGCACCAAAGAGCACAAAAAAGAGCGCCACAAAAAAAACCTCATCTGCCAAAAAAAACACCGGCAATGAAGATAGCTCCCTACTGGACAGTCTCCTGGAAGGCAACTTTGGCTCACTGTTGGGCGGAGTAAAAAACATTCCCGGCCAGGCCATGAAAATAGCGACTGAAATGACCTGGGATCAGGCTGCCAAACTGATGAAGCACTCCCCCGAGCAAATGGAGCGGATGGGCAAGGCGGGAACATCACTCAAGGACCTTCGCGAAGTAACAGGGTTAACCATTGCCGAACTTTCTGAAGCGATAGACCTGAAAAACCCCGACTTACTAAAAGCGGTAGAAGAAGGTAAAACCGCATTACCTTTCGAAATCATTCTTCGTCTGGCCTCATTTTATGCACGTAACGACCCTATCCCTTTTATTCTTCGTTACGCCAACACCTACAATCCCCGTATTGCAAACCTGCTAAAAAAACTGGGCCTGCACCGGCTCACCATGCAGGCTGAGCGAGAAGTTCTGTTTCTGAACATTTATCGCAGTCAGGACGCCAGCAGAAAATTGTCTGATGAAGGCTTTGAAAGGGTTCGTGCATTTACGCAACAAGCCTTTGAAATGTCTCTTCACTTTGTGGCAGAGCAGGAACACATCGTTACCAGTAACGGTAGTACAGAAAAAAACAAAAGCGGTAACAGTACGGACGGCGGAACGGCAAAAAAGCCAGGGTAA
- a CDS encoding thermostable hemolysin, producing MPVPASSQLNSNHTAARQASTDPRAFQLHSRQSVERIRLESYISSKYHQVHEASISEFLPLLLEMRGIQTEGCLGLRPGCFKPMFLEQYLKSPVEQQVARLTQQPIDRHALVEVGNLAATRKGSWIPLFVVMSMALYEAGFEWMVFTVTQEVERLMHFLNFQPRYLAPADPVCLENNQQLWGRYYEHNPRVMVGNLRCAAITVKEKTTLASIAHHHSQAIETIAESLLNYRRLPETLK from the coding sequence ATGCCTGTGCCAGCAAGCTCACAACTCAACAGCAACCACACTGCTGCGCGCCAAGCAAGCACGGACCCTCGCGCATTTCAGTTACACTCCCGCCAGTCAGTAGAACGAATCCGGCTGGAATCCTATATCTCCAGCAAATATCACCAGGTTCACGAGGCGTCCATCTCTGAATTTCTGCCGCTCCTGCTTGAAATGCGAGGAATACAAACCGAAGGCTGCCTGGGATTAAGGCCCGGTTGTTTCAAGCCCATGTTTCTCGAGCAATACCTGAAATCACCTGTCGAGCAACAGGTCGCGCGACTCACTCAGCAACCGATTGACCGCCACGCCCTGGTAGAGGTAGGCAATCTGGCTGCAACAAGAAAGGGGTCATGGATACCATTGTTTGTTGTTATGTCTATGGCACTGTACGAAGCAGGCTTTGAATGGATGGTATTCACCGTTACACAAGAAGTTGAACGACTGATGCACTTTCTGAACTTTCAACCACGCTACCTTGCCCCGGCTGACCCCGTTTGCCTTGAGAACAACCAGCAGCTTTGGGGACGTTATTACGAACACAATCCCCGCGTCATGGTTGGCAATTTGCGCTGCGCCGCCATCACGGTAAAGGAAAAAACAACCCTCGCATCAATAGCTCACCATCACAGCCAGGCAATAGAGACGATCGCCGAATCCCTGCTGAACTACCGCCGTTTACCGGAAACGTTAAAGTGA
- a CDS encoding AMP-binding protein, which yields MMISILNRLTCIADNLPENQPALTDGISSLSYKTLVERIEQVSRWLQKSGIQSLALYGDNSIDWVVTDLACQQANVVCIPLPTFFSVKQIRRCLEAGGIRTVLNQPDSKFQRVDLPIQAQISLADIGIASGFELLTLSAKKTAELPDKTRKVTFTSGSTGAPKGVCLSTNQQWRVAESLANTIGINQPRHLCLLPLSTLLENIAGIYTPLLSGGTILLPGDAERGMSGSSSINVSALLQCIDKTSPTTMILIPQLLTALTAACQQGWQPPASLQFVAVGGGRVSPESIRLARQYGLPVFQGYGLSECGSVVALNTADRNSNDAVGAALPHCSVTIENSEIVVSGASHLGYLGEPDSWYPDKVYTGDKGEFVNGLLHVNGRLKNLLITSFGRNVSPEWVESELMSQPLLSHCMIVGDARPYLTALISAPAQIADATIEAWVQHTNEKLPDYAKVACWIRVNGGQLQPYTTANGRLKRQCVENKFSALLDECYEQAPLLSQQNQ from the coding sequence GTGATGATCAGTATTTTAAACAGGCTGACGTGTATTGCAGATAATCTACCGGAAAATCAGCCCGCACTCACCGATGGTATCTCCAGCCTGTCTTATAAAACGCTGGTGGAGCGTATCGAACAGGTCTCGCGCTGGCTGCAAAAAAGCGGGATTCAATCACTTGCGCTTTATGGCGACAACAGTATCGACTGGGTAGTCACGGATCTGGCATGCCAGCAGGCAAATGTTGTCTGTATCCCGCTGCCAACTTTTTTCAGTGTCAAACAAATCCGCCGCTGCCTGGAAGCGGGTGGGATTCGAACGGTACTCAATCAGCCGGACAGTAAATTCCAGAGGGTCGATCTGCCGATTCAGGCACAGATATCACTTGCCGACATTGGCATTGCATCCGGTTTCGAGCTACTAACTCTATCCGCCAAGAAAACGGCCGAGCTTCCTGACAAGACCCGGAAAGTCACATTCACCTCCGGTTCAACCGGAGCACCCAAAGGTGTCTGCCTCAGCACAAATCAGCAATGGCGGGTTGCTGAATCCCTCGCCAACACCATAGGCATTAATCAACCAAGACATTTGTGTCTGCTGCCCCTGAGCACGCTGCTCGAAAATATTGCCGGCATATACACGCCTCTGCTGAGTGGTGGCACCATACTGCTACCAGGCGATGCAGAACGGGGTATGTCCGGCAGTTCAAGCATCAATGTCTCTGCCTTACTGCAATGTATCGACAAAACCTCGCCAACAACCATGATCCTGATCCCTCAGTTGCTCACGGCACTCACTGCCGCCTGCCAACAGGGCTGGCAGCCACCAGCGTCATTACAGTTTGTAGCCGTTGGCGGGGGCAGGGTTTCCCCTGAATCTATCCGTCTCGCCCGTCAGTACGGATTGCCGGTATTCCAGGGCTACGGTCTGTCCGAATGTGGCTCGGTGGTGGCACTCAATACAGCAGATCGCAACAGTAACGATGCTGTTGGAGCGGCACTGCCCCACTGCTCTGTCACGATAGAAAACTCGGAGATTGTTGTGTCCGGCGCCAGCCACCTGGGTTACCTGGGAGAACCGGACAGCTGGTACCCGGACAAAGTCTACACCGGCGACAAGGGGGAATTCGTCAACGGGTTACTGCATGTCAATGGTCGCCTGAAAAACCTTTTGATCACCAGCTTTGGACGCAACGTGAGTCCGGAGTGGGTTGAATCGGAACTGATGTCACAACCACTACTGAGTCATTGCATGATAGTGGGTGACGCCAGACCATACCTGACCGCCTTGATCAGTGCACCGGCCCAGATCGCAGACGCAACCATTGAGGCATGGGTGCAGCACACCAATGAAAAGCTCCCCGACTATGCCAAAGTTGCGTGCTGGATAAGAGTTAATGGCGGGCAGCTACAGCCTTACACCACAGCAAACGGCCGACTAAAACGCCAATGTGTAGAAAACAAATTTTCAGCATTACTTGATGAATGCTATGAACAAGCACCGTTGCTTTCCCAACAAAATCAGTAA